Genomic DNA from Candidatus Binatia bacterium:
CGATCAGTCCGCGCCGGATTTGCCTCTCGAGAGCGCGGGGAGGTTGTCACCTGAGCGAGTAGGCATCGTTCTGGTCGCGCTTTGCGCCGTGAACGGTGCCTTTGTACCTCCCGTCGCCAAGATCACGACTCGGGCTGCCGACCCGTTAGCGGTTACAATTGCCACCACGTGGTTGGCCGCAGCGACCGCCGTCGTCATCTTACTGGTGCGAAGAAGGCTCGCGGTATTTTTCCGACCAGCCGTGCTCTTTCCGTTAGCGGTTCTGGGTGCTCTGGGGACCTCCGTGGCTTTTGTTTTGTTTTTCACCGGTGCGGCTCGTGCGAGCGCAATTGAGACGCTTTTGTGTTTGCAAATCGAACCTGTGTATTCTCTCTTGTTGTCGTGGTTGGTGCTCGGCATACGGCCGACTTGGGAACGAGTGGCGGCTACTGCCCTGATTCTGAGCGGGCTGTTCGTGGCCGTTGGCGTGCAGGGGTTCAGCGTTGGCTCTGGCACTTGGTACCTGCTTGCGACACCCCTGTGCTGGCAAGTCTCACACCTCGTGGTTGTCCGTTGGTTGCGTGGGCTGGAAGCAGTGGTGCTGACGGCTGCCCGTTATATCTGGGGAGCCGTTCTCCTTTCGTTATTCACCGGTAAGGGGCCGTTAGCGGGCATCGACCGACTCGACTCGTCCCCGTTCCCGTGGGGTTGGGTCGCACTGCAGGGAGTGGTTCTCAGTTACGGGGGCACAACCTTGTGGTACGGCGCGATCGCGAGGATAGATCTCGCCAGGGCGACGGTGCTCGTGGTGCCCACGGTGCCGGTGTTGTCGATCCTTGCGAGCTTTTTCCTGCTCGGCGAGGTACCCTCGATGCAACAACTTGCAGGGGCCGCGATCACCAGTGTTGGTGTCTTCGCATTCGCACGCA
This window encodes:
- a CDS encoding DMT family transporter, with translation MKEIALEPRYDQSAPDLPLESAGRLSPERVGIVLVALCAVNGAFVPPVAKITTRAADPLAVTIATTWLAAATAVVILLVRRRLAVFFRPAVLFPLAVLGALGTSVAFVLFFTGAARASAIETLLCLQIEPVYSLLLSWLVLGIRPTWERVAATALILSGLFVAVGVQGFSVGSGTWYLLATPLCWQVSHLVVVRWLRGLEAVVLTAARYIWGAVLLSLFTGKGPLAGIDRLDSSPFPWGWVALQGVVLSYGGTTLWYGAIARIDLARATVLVVPTVPVLSILASFFLLGEVPSMQQLAGAAITSVGVFAFARKGIEASARPRSVGEPVSENRHTLTPG